In one window of Macrotis lagotis isolate mMagLag1 chromosome 5, bilby.v1.9.chrom.fasta, whole genome shotgun sequence DNA:
- the LOC141523417 gene encoding HLA class II histocompatibility antigen, DM alpha chain isoform X1, translated as MGPEQSLGATLLLLQLHSSLLLSLSLGDTPAEFTSLLENSLQNYTFSHTIFCQNAEPFVGLSESFNGDQLFSFDFPSNSRVPRLPEFAAWASDEGDVQAIDAEKNLCQNLQNAFSQACQGHIPESRGNPVAEVFTLEPLEFGKPNTLICFVSNLFPPQVYVKWQHNGVPIESNSPIFLSAIDGLGFQAFSYLNFTPTSSDIFTCVVERDGDLFSTIAFWVPQNPIPSALLENILCGIAFGLGIVGIIVGAALIICFQKPCASGAD; from the exons ATGGGACCTGAGCAAAGCCTGGGAGCTACACTGTTACTACTGCAACTTCACTCCTCATTGCTTTTGTCCCTGTCCTTGGGAGACACTCCAG CAGAATTTACATCATTACTAGAGAACAGCCTGCAGAACTACACATTCTCTCACACGATATTCTGCCAGAATGCGGAACCCTTTGTGGGTCTGTCTGAGAGCTTCAATGGGGACCAGCTCTTCTCCTTTGACTTCCCCAGTAACTCCCGGGTGCCCCGACTCCCCGAGTTTGCTGCTTGGGCCAGTGATGAGGGAGATGTCCAGgccatagatgctgaaaaaaatctcTGCCAGAATCTGCAAAATGCATTCAGCCAAGCTTGTCAAGGCCATATCCCTGAGTCTAGAG GAAACCCTGTGGCTGAAGTTTTCACTCTGGAGCCCCTGGAGTTTGGAAAGCCCAACACTCTCATCTGCTTTGTTAGTAACCTCTTCCCACCTCAAGTATATGTGAAATGGCAGCACAATGGAGTCCCTATAGAAAGCAACAGCCCCATTTTTCTCTCAGCTATAGATGGACTTGGCTTCCAGGCCTTCTCTTACCTGAACTTCACACCTACATCTTCGGATATCTTTACTTGCGTTGTGGAACGGGATGGTGACCTCTTCAGTACTATAGCATTCTGGG TGCCTCAGAATCCAATACCTTCTGCATTGTTGGAAAACATACTGTGTGGTATTGCCTTTGGCCTGGGCATTGTTGGCATCATAGTGGGTGCTGCCCTCATCATCTGCTTCCAAAAACCATGTGCAAGTGGTGCAG ACTAA
- the LOC141523417 gene encoding HLA class II histocompatibility antigen, DM alpha chain isoform X3 encodes MGPEQSLGATLLLLQLHSSLLLSLSLGDTPAEFTSLLENSLQNYTFSHTIFCQNAEPFVGLSESFNGDQLFSFDFPSNSRVPRLPEFAAWASDEGDVQAIDAEKNLCQNLQNAFSQACQGHIPESRAIDGLGFQAFSYLNFTPTSSDIFTCVVERDGDLFSTIAFWVPQNPIPSALLENILCGIAFGLGIVGIIVGAALIICFQKPCASGAD; translated from the exons ATGGGACCTGAGCAAAGCCTGGGAGCTACACTGTTACTACTGCAACTTCACTCCTCATTGCTTTTGTCCCTGTCCTTGGGAGACACTCCAG CAGAATTTACATCATTACTAGAGAACAGCCTGCAGAACTACACATTCTCTCACACGATATTCTGCCAGAATGCGGAACCCTTTGTGGGTCTGTCTGAGAGCTTCAATGGGGACCAGCTCTTCTCCTTTGACTTCCCCAGTAACTCCCGGGTGCCCCGACTCCCCGAGTTTGCTGCTTGGGCCAGTGATGAGGGAGATGTCCAGgccatagatgctgaaaaaaatctcTGCCAGAATCTGCAAAATGCATTCAGCCAAGCTTGTCAAGGCCATATCCCTGAGTCTAGAG CTATAGATGGACTTGGCTTCCAGGCCTTCTCTTACCTGAACTTCACACCTACATCTTCGGATATCTTTACTTGCGTTGTGGAACGGGATGGTGACCTCTTCAGTACTATAGCATTCTGGG TGCCTCAGAATCCAATACCTTCTGCATTGTTGGAAAACATACTGTGTGGTATTGCCTTTGGCCTGGGCATTGTTGGCATCATAGTGGGTGCTGCCCTCATCATCTGCTTCCAAAAACCATGTGCAAGTGGTGCAG ACTAA
- the LOC141523417 gene encoding HLA class II histocompatibility antigen, DM alpha chain isoform X2, with amino-acid sequence MGPEQSLGATLLLLQLHSSLLLSLSLGDTPEFTSLLENSLQNYTFSHTIFCQNAEPFVGLSESFNGDQLFSFDFPSNSRVPRLPEFAAWASDEGDVQAIDAEKNLCQNLQNAFSQACQGHIPESRGNPVAEVFTLEPLEFGKPNTLICFVSNLFPPQVYVKWQHNGVPIESNSPIFLSAIDGLGFQAFSYLNFTPTSSDIFTCVVERDGDLFSTIAFWVPQNPIPSALLENILCGIAFGLGIVGIIVGAALIICFQKPCASGAD; translated from the exons ATGGGACCTGAGCAAAGCCTGGGAGCTACACTGTTACTACTGCAACTTCACTCCTCATTGCTTTTGTCCCTGTCCTTGGGAGACACTCCAG AATTTACATCATTACTAGAGAACAGCCTGCAGAACTACACATTCTCTCACACGATATTCTGCCAGAATGCGGAACCCTTTGTGGGTCTGTCTGAGAGCTTCAATGGGGACCAGCTCTTCTCCTTTGACTTCCCCAGTAACTCCCGGGTGCCCCGACTCCCCGAGTTTGCTGCTTGGGCCAGTGATGAGGGAGATGTCCAGgccatagatgctgaaaaaaatctcTGCCAGAATCTGCAAAATGCATTCAGCCAAGCTTGTCAAGGCCATATCCCTGAGTCTAGAG GAAACCCTGTGGCTGAAGTTTTCACTCTGGAGCCCCTGGAGTTTGGAAAGCCCAACACTCTCATCTGCTTTGTTAGTAACCTCTTCCCACCTCAAGTATATGTGAAATGGCAGCACAATGGAGTCCCTATAGAAAGCAACAGCCCCATTTTTCTCTCAGCTATAGATGGACTTGGCTTCCAGGCCTTCTCTTACCTGAACTTCACACCTACATCTTCGGATATCTTTACTTGCGTTGTGGAACGGGATGGTGACCTCTTCAGTACTATAGCATTCTGGG TGCCTCAGAATCCAATACCTTCTGCATTGTTGGAAAACATACTGTGTGGTATTGCCTTTGGCCTGGGCATTGTTGGCATCATAGTGGGTGCTGCCCTCATCATCTGCTTCCAAAAACCATGTGCAAGTGGTGCAG ACTAA